Genomic window (Pseudomonadota bacterium):
CTTGAATATCTCAATGTGTTTAAAGAACCCGCATTCATCACATACACATGCGCAAGCTCCGTTGCGATAGGAGGATTTTTCTCCTACATCTCCGGGTCCCCCTTTATCTACATGAAGATGCTCGGTTTTACGGTTACACAATTCGGGTGGATATTCAGTGCAAATGCAGTTGGCTTGATTGCTGCCAGCCAGATCAACAGGATATGGCTGAATAAACACAGCAGTACTGAAGTATTGCTTATAGTTACCGCAGCTCAATTCTGTGTAGTCATGTTGCTGCTGACCGTGCCTTTCGATGATATCAGTATAAAAATAGGAACTATTGTCCTCATCTTCTGCTATGTGTTCTGTTTCGGGTTTGTCAATCCGAATGCGATGGCGGTGGCGTTACAGCCGTTTACAAGAAATGTGGGCAGCGCATCCGCACTGATAGGAAGCCTTCAGATGATCACAGGTGCTCTGGCATCTGCGCTGGTAAGCTACCTGTACAACGGAACAGCCATGCCGATGATATGGGTGATGTCTGGTTGCACGAGCATCAGTCTGGCAGTATTGCTTGGAGACGCACTATTTATCAAGAAAATCCGGGTTGTTAAACATCGCTGAGATGGAATGTCAGAAGGCAAATAATGGATATGATAAAGTATTGCACTTTAGCATATCGGCAGTCTTTGGAGCAGCGAGTGAAACATATCTCCATTATAACGCCAGGTTTGAAACTCCTCTTAAAAAAACATTACCATATCGGGCAATAAATAGAATATGATTTACAGGTAAAATAGATAATAAAAGTTTACAGGAGATATAAATGGATAAATGCATTGAACAGGATCAGCGTATTGCAGAAATTTTGGAAGCTAATCTCGAAGTTACTTTAAAATCACTGACATTGTACCGGGACTATCTCAGGATAAATCTCGATACGCCCTGTATCATGACCGGCATAGAAGACTTTCCCTGGGAGGAAAGATATGTTTTTGGTTATGGTGATAAAACAGAGTATGAGGCTCTGAAAAAGGAACAGCCTTCCTATACCGACATCTATGAACTGAAGCGCTTTGAAGACCTCGTTGATGAAAATACAGGAATACTGGTTAAGGTGAAACGGGTAAATGATAATAAACGATTCATTCTTGACCTTGCATCACTGAAAGCAACAGATGAAACATCAAAAAACTATACGCTGCTTGATGATTATAGCGTGTGGTTCGTTAACCATTAAACTATGCATGGAAAGCATGGCTGCCAGTGCTTCCAGAGAAGTAAATGAAGGAGTATAAAAGGGGTCTGCCTTTTGACATTTGAATTAATCCCTGATAAATTTTTTAAGAAGATTAACTATCAATAAAAGCAAGTTCTGCAAGAAGATCAGCCTTTAAAGTATCTTTCAGTTCTTCCGGTGCAATGACCTTCACATAGGGTATCCACTGGTAAAGCCAGTTTTTAATACCAAGGAGTCCGTTCACGGTGAGAGTCATTTCAATCTGTCCATCTTCCATTTCCACTATCTTCTGGCTTTTATGCCACTTTTTCCTGAGGATGAAGGGCCTTCTCTCTGCAGCAAATCTCAATACCACAGTTACAGGCTTACCGTCAATAAATGCCCCGAAGGCAGATGACAGCTCATCTTCCGGGGAAACATGCTGGGGTACATAGTGTTCATTCAGTACAGATAAAGAAAGGATTCTATCGAGAGCAAAGGTTCTTGCGGCACTGTATATATAGTACCATCCCCTTAGATACCAGATGCCTTCTCTGAAGAAAAGATAATAGGGATCAACCTTGCTCTCTGCGGGTTTGTCGGCATTGAGTGATTTGTATAAGATTTTAATCTTCCGGTAATTAATAAT
Coding sequences:
- a CDS encoding WYL domain-containing transcriptional regulator; translated protein: MSYKFDSLMIILNKLDSMEKVTVSSLSTELEVSERSIHRYMNTLLVAGFPIIYDRNKNSYIFEEGYSMKKPDLSIEETLAFALAGKFLVNYGSGMEKSLQNIKMKLSSRTSGDMKHIILSDESLPSLSAQYLSLIHNAIINYRKIKILYKSLNADKPAESKVDPYYLFFREGIWYLRGWYYIYSAARTFALDRILSLSVLNEHYVPQHVSPEDELSSAFGAFIDGKPVTVVLRFAAERRPFILRKKWHKSQKIVEMEDGQIEMTLTVNGLLGIKNWLYQWIPYVKVIAPEELKDTLKADLLAELAFIDS